Proteins from a genomic interval of Bacillota bacterium:
- a CDS encoding CBS domain-containing protein: MITNDIADFLGKVPPFQFLDTSVIRSIASKISIEFYPKGTEILAQEGPPSKYLHVIKKGGVKVFVKSDSGEAVIDFRSEGDSFGFVSLYSGDRSRTGVVAVEDTICYLIDRDTFFKLHDYNPAFVEYFLKSYLVKYVDKTSSQLNEKIFLHRMGSSLPYTTPVGEITTKRLITKPPDTTIQEAAKAMAKRNISSLVIVDKNGVPVGIVTDRDLREKVVAAGRDASRPVKDIMSDSLISIDMDEYCFEAILKMVRHNIHHLLVMDKGNIKGIVTNHDLMMLQGVSPVAIAREIENRDTVESLAPVSAEISNLVALFLKDGAKATNIARIISELNDRLVKRIIEVEIRDNSPPLPFCWVVFGSEGRKEQTFRTDQDNALIYADPQNPKEARAASKYFTALTKRINKSLIKCGFPPCTAGYMANNPTWCQPLKVWKKYFNEWVTSSTPDAILLSTIFFDFRPLYGDFGLANALRDYLVDILKEEKFFLARMASTLVANRPPLGFFRTFVVEKSGEHKDQFNLKVSAIALLVDIVRLFSLERGVKETSTLERIKALKGQHELLDEYAEELEQSFEFMMLLRMLHQLEQIQAGVEPDNFINPNKLSILEKQTLKDIFRLISKIQELIDQRYRLGVVHHEVG, encoded by the coding sequence TTGATAACAAACGATATAGCGGATTTTCTTGGAAAGGTGCCGCCGTTTCAGTTTCTTGATACATCGGTTATCAGGTCGATAGCAAGCAAGATATCGATAGAGTTTTACCCAAAAGGGACTGAAATTTTAGCGCAAGAGGGGCCTCCAAGTAAATATCTGCACGTTATCAAAAAAGGTGGGGTTAAGGTGTTCGTAAAGTCGGACAGCGGTGAGGCTGTTATCGATTTTAGAAGTGAAGGTGATTCGTTCGGTTTCGTTTCGCTTTATAGCGGCGATAGGTCACGCACAGGCGTTGTTGCAGTTGAAGATACCATTTGCTACCTCATAGATAGAGATACATTCTTTAAGCTTCATGACTACAACCCGGCCTTTGTTGAGTATTTTCTGAAATCCTACCTCGTAAAATATGTGGATAAGACATCCAGCCAGCTCAATGAAAAGATTTTTCTTCACCGCATGGGGAGTAGCCTACCTTACACAACGCCCGTTGGCGAGATAACTACTAAACGACTTATCACAAAACCGCCAGACACAACTATCCAGGAAGCGGCAAAAGCGATGGCTAAGCGCAATATCAGCTCACTTGTTATCGTGGATAAGAATGGGGTGCCGGTAGGTATAGTTACCGATAGAGACTTGAGGGAAAAAGTCGTTGCAGCCGGCAGGGATGCTTCCAGACCGGTTAAAGATATCATGAGCGATTCATTGATAAGCATTGATATGGATGAATACTGCTTTGAGGCGATTCTAAAGATGGTTCGCCATAACATCCACCATCTATTGGTCATGGATAAAGGAAACATCAAGGGGATAGTGACCAATCACGACCTCATGATGCTGCAAGGCGTGTCTCCTGTCGCCATAGCAAGAGAGATCGAAAACCGAGATACGGTTGAGAGTCTGGCCCCGGTATCTGCCGAGATAAGCAATCTGGTGGCTCTATTTTTAAAAGACGGGGCTAAGGCGACCAACATTGCAAGGATTATAAGCGAGCTAAACGATAGATTGGTAAAGAGGATAATCGAGGTAGAAATAAGAGATAACAGTCCACCGCTTCCATTTTGTTGGGTTGTCTTTGGCAGCGAAGGAAGGAAAGAGCAGACCTTCAGAACCGACCAGGACAACGCACTTATATACGCCGATCCTCAAAACCCGAAAGAGGCGAGGGCCGCCTCGAAATACTTTACGGCGTTAACAAAACGAATCAATAAGTCGCTGATTAAATGCGGTTTTCCCCCGTGCACGGCTGGGTATATGGCAAACAACCCAACCTGGTGCCAACCCTTAAAAGTATGGAAAAAATATTTTAACGAATGGGTGACTTCATCTACTCCAGATGCAATATTGCTCTCTACAATATTTTTTGACTTTCGACCCTTATACGGTGATTTTGGTTTAGCTAATGCGTTAAGGGATTATCTCGTAGATATATTGAAAGAAGAAAAGTTCTTCTTGGCCCGCATGGCATCAACTCTTGTAGCAAACAGGCCTCCGCTCGGTTTCTTCAGAACCTTTGTTGTAGAGAAAAGCGGGGAGCACAAAGACCAGTTCAATCTTAAAGTAAGTGCAATCGCGCTTCTCGTTGACATTGTAAGACTGTTTAGCCTCGAGCGGGGCGTGAAAGAGACATCTACGCTTGAACGCATTAAGGCCCTTAAAGGGCAGCACGAACTGCTTGATGAATATGCAGAGGAGCTGGAGCAATCTTTTGAGTTCATGATGCTGCTTAGGATGCTGCATCA
- a CDS encoding ABC transporter permease, which translates to MSINLFLKSLKEIRISWPSYALGMVAYVWMLLSVYPTVQSADIQRLIRTYPKEFLEFFGGGTGANLATVEGFLALEIFAFMWFVIIGAFVIAYGTGAIGKEIDTGTIEILLSQPVSRTSALITKSITLFGGTAGLVILTMASVYLFGNIYNVSVRTEGIIALAIIAILFFAAIGAFSLFFSVILERGRAAMASAGILTAMYLLTVLAGLADWAEKLDVISLFHYYDSAKLLTTGDIPLRSVLVYFGTATSFYISAILLFNRRDIAV; encoded by the coding sequence GTGAGCATTAATCTATTTCTTAAATCGTTAAAGGAGATCAGGATTAGCTGGCCGTCGTATGCACTTGGGATGGTGGCTTACGTATGGATGCTTTTGTCTGTTTATCCAACTGTTCAATCTGCAGATATCCAAAGACTCATAAGGACCTATCCCAAGGAGTTTTTAGAATTCTTCGGAGGCGGAACCGGAGCAAATCTCGCAACAGTAGAAGGTTTCCTGGCGCTTGAGATATTTGCTTTTATGTGGTTTGTCATCATCGGCGCATTTGTTATCGCCTATGGAACCGGCGCCATCGGAAAAGAAATCGATACCGGAACGATAGAGATTCTACTAAGCCAGCCGGTTTCAAGGACCTCCGCACTGATTACAAAAAGTATCACCTTATTTGGCGGAACGGCCGGCCTTGTCATTTTGACCATGGCCTCAGTCTACTTATTCGGAAATATCTACAATGTGTCGGTAAGAACAGAAGGAATCATTGCTCTTGCTATCATTGCTATATTGTTCTTTGCTGCAATCGGTGCGTTTTCCCTTTTTTTCTCGGTTATTCTTGAACGCGGTCGCGCCGCCATGGCCTCTGCAGGTATTTTAACAGCTATGTATCTTCTAACTGTTCTTGCAGGCCTGGCAGACTGGGCTGAGAAGCTTGATGTCATTTCACTTTTTCATTATTACGATTCAGCAAAGCTGCTTACCACAGGAGATATCCCACTGAGGAGTGTGCTCGTTTATTTTGGCACCGCCACCAGCTTCTATATTTCCGCAATATTGCTATTTAACCGTCGTGATATCGCGGTGTAA
- a CDS encoding ABC transporter ATP-binding protein: MAIISTTGLTKYYGEQRGIEDLSLKIEEGEIFGFLGPNGAGKTTTLRLLTAFLKPTRGSAQILGKDAWRDSVSIKMEVGNLPGDLHLYDKMSGDEFLRFIERFRPQKPPVLKEELVKRFNIDLKKRIKDYSRGNRQKLGIIQALMHNPKVLLLDEPTSGLDPLMQQEFYHLIKEFKSRGHTVFISSHFLPEVEKICDRVGIIKEGRLVTIERVDTLIAKKVRYVDIFFEEPVNPDDFRLPGVTSIDAVNNHLRLTVIGEIDPLIKKLANYKVGDLISTHASLEDIFLEFYEKGGSSEH; this comes from the coding sequence GTGGCTATTATTAGCACAACTGGATTAACCAAGTATTACGGCGAGCAGCGCGGCATCGAGGACCTTAGCCTTAAAATTGAAGAAGGCGAAATTTTTGGTTTCCTGGGGCCTAATGGTGCTGGAAAAACCACAACCCTTAGGCTTTTAACTGCATTTTTAAAACCAACCAGGGGCAGCGCGCAAATTTTGGGCAAAGATGCCTGGCGTGACTCTGTATCTATCAAGATGGAAGTGGGCAACCTACCCGGGGACCTCCATCTTTATGATAAGATGAGCGGTGACGAATTCTTGCGCTTTATTGAGCGTTTTCGCCCTCAAAAGCCTCCTGTCCTGAAAGAAGAGCTAGTCAAGCGATTTAATATAGACCTCAAAAAAAGAATAAAGGATTACTCGAGAGGAAACCGCCAGAAGCTGGGCATAATCCAGGCACTAATGCATAATCCAAAGGTGCTTCTATTAGATGAGCCCACATCGGGCCTGGACCCTTTAATGCAGCAGGAATTCTATCATCTTATTAAAGAATTCAAATCCCGCGGCCATACGGTCTTTATATCATCACATTTCCTGCCTGAAGTTGAAAAAATCTGCGATCGGGTTGGCATCATAAAGGAAGGCCGGCTTGTTACGATCGAGCGGGTTGACACCCTGATCGCTAAAAAGGTCCGCTATGTGGACATTTTCTTTGAAGAGCCGGTCAACCCTGATGATTTTCGCCTGCCGGGAGTTACTTCAATCGATGCAGTTAACAACCATTTACGGCTTACGGTTATAGGTGAGATCGACCCGTTGATCAAAAAATTGGCCAACTATAAAGTAGGAGATCTAATATCGACCCATGCAAGCCTAGAAGATATATTCCTGGAGTTTTACGAAAAAGGTGGCAGCAGTGAGCATTAA